One segment of Patulibacter sp. SYSU D01012 DNA contains the following:
- a CDS encoding type IV toxin-antitoxin system AbiEi family antitoxin encodes MEREAVRRLPGLLADLFDEPHIDTSCRVERADSGADLIIEAGGRRWFVQLKSSSSPGIVAAAAEQLQAQADPDVRGVLVVPFMTSAGARTADERRINWIDLSGNAHLRDDLLHIWVQGRPNAFPRPGRPASAFAPKSSRVARTLLLDPTRWWRQKDLSDSTDLDPGRVSRIIKRLAEGQLLERDGSLLRPRDPDLLLDAWAEEYRFDRHDIQTGHLTGTGLQLAQDVHDRLERAGVDHALTGLPAAYALDGFARFRLISVYVAGDPRDAADALELRRNDRGANVQLIGPDDRGVFDGSGNVDGLPCVAPVQVYLDLLHLPERAAEAAQELRAGNSLWRRSV; translated from the coding sequence ATGGAACGTGAGGCGGTGCGCCGGCTCCCCGGGCTCCTCGCCGACCTGTTCGACGAGCCCCACATCGACACCTCGTGCCGTGTCGAGCGGGCCGACTCCGGCGCTGACCTCATCATCGAAGCCGGCGGCCGCCGGTGGTTCGTGCAGCTGAAGAGCTCGAGCAGCCCAGGCATCGTGGCAGCCGCCGCGGAGCAGCTCCAAGCGCAGGCCGACCCGGACGTGCGCGGCGTGCTCGTGGTGCCCTTCATGACCAGCGCCGGTGCGCGCACAGCCGACGAGCGACGAATCAACTGGATCGACCTGTCTGGCAACGCGCACCTGCGCGACGACTTGCTGCACATCTGGGTCCAGGGACGTCCGAACGCCTTCCCTCGACCCGGCCGGCCCGCTTCGGCATTCGCGCCCAAGAGCTCGCGCGTCGCGCGGACCCTGCTGCTCGACCCGACGCGGTGGTGGCGCCAGAAGGACCTCAGCGACAGCACCGACCTCGATCCCGGCCGTGTGTCGCGCATCATCAAGCGCCTTGCCGAGGGGCAGCTGTTGGAGCGCGACGGCTCGCTCCTTCGGCCCCGTGACCCCGATCTGCTGCTTGACGCCTGGGCCGAGGAGTACCGCTTCGACCGTCACGACATCCAGACTGGGCATCTCACCGGCACCGGTCTGCAGCTGGCCCAGGACGTCCACGACCGCCTCGAGCGTGCCGGGGTCGATCACGCGCTCACCGGCCTGCCCGCCGCCTACGCGCTCGACGGTTTCGCCCGCTTCCGTCTGATCAGCGTCTACGTCGCCGGCGACCCCCGCGACGCCGCCGACGCATTGGAGCTGCGCCGCAACGACCGGGGCGCCAACGTTCAGCTGATCGGCCCCGACGACCGTGGCGTCTTCGACGGCAGCGGCAACGTCGACGGCCTACCCTGCGTCGCGCCTGTGCAGGTCTACCTCGACCTGTTGCATCTGCCCGAGCGTGCCGCTGAGGCCGCCCAGGAGCTGCGGGCGGGCAACTCCCTGTGGAGGCGGAGTGTCTGA
- a CDS encoding nucleotidyl transferase AbiEii/AbiGii toxin family protein, which translates to MSEKPRHRSGYGQDELEQVKAACLTVAVTLGAYLDDVCIVGGLVPALLIDAGRHDAGDDDIHPGTNDLDIGLALALLDEQRYAEIADRLRAEGFQADTNKADRPTLQRWRMGALKVTIDFLMEPPSPHDRPGSVQPLRPDFGVLLTRGVELAFDERVLVGLDGQTLNGERVSREIPVCGPAAFVVLKALAFGDRAEPKDAYDLVYVIRHTHGRGDAIARGLARHAERDAEVVQRALALLSRDFDAPDGLGPSRAADFTLADEQERDADAADAHGFVDDLLRAARHEGLSFAES; encoded by the coding sequence GTGTCTGAGAAGCCTCGCCACCGCTCCGGCTACGGCCAGGACGAGCTCGAACAGGTCAAGGCCGCTTGCCTGACCGTCGCGGTGACGCTTGGCGCCTACCTCGACGACGTCTGCATCGTCGGCGGGCTCGTGCCGGCGCTGCTCATCGACGCCGGCCGGCACGACGCTGGCGACGACGACATCCACCCCGGCACCAACGACCTCGACATCGGCCTGGCCCTCGCGCTGCTTGACGAGCAGCGCTACGCCGAGATCGCCGACCGGCTGCGCGCCGAGGGCTTCCAGGCCGACACCAACAAGGCGGACCGTCCAACCCTGCAGCGCTGGCGGATGGGCGCGCTGAAGGTCACGATCGACTTCCTGATGGAACCGCCGTCGCCGCACGACCGGCCCGGCAGCGTCCAACCCCTGCGGCCCGACTTCGGCGTGCTCCTCACGCGCGGTGTCGAACTCGCCTTCGACGAGCGTGTCCTGGTCGGCCTCGACGGCCAGACCCTCAACGGCGAGCGGGTCTCCCGCGAAATCCCGGTCTGCGGGCCGGCGGCGTTCGTCGTCCTCAAGGCGCTGGCCTTCGGCGACCGTGCCGAGCCGAAGGACGCCTACGACCTCGTCTACGTGATTCGCCACACGCACGGCCGCGGTGATGCGATCGCGCGGGGGCTCGCGCGACACGCCGAGCGAGACGCCGAGGTCGTGCAACGCGCGCTGGCGCTGCTCAGCCGTGACTTCGATGCTCCTGACGGGCTCGGTCCCAGCCGGGCGGCGGATTTCACGCTCGCAGACGAGCAGGAGCGGGACGCCGACGCCGCGGACGCGCACGGCTTCGTCGACGATCTCCTGCGGGCAGCTCGGCACGAAGGCCTGTCGTTCGCTGAAAGCTGA
- a CDS encoding M12 family metallo-peptidase — MRPSPRALAVVFGCALAAAVPTTASAAGPAARSADAYTAVPGTPPAQRAGHAREVDPRRFHAFTVDQPALQAVLDEAPPARPTARRGGDALTVTVPGPDGRDRRFAVQQAPVLDDELSRAHPEIATYAGVATDDPRTSVRLSLTRLGLHASVVGPSGAWYVDPYYRGSRALYVAYRREDLGPNPHGPLTEPDEDVLRAGLPELPSVAGALAAPGGAVTQRSYRVALVSDPSYARYFGAENVLDAKAVLMNRVNQVYNDDLAIRLVLANRAVDVGPGAGQDQSGDALNLDSDAEMYGPDGPCGSAPCYPLEDPDQDVDCGTVLERNAVAVPQLMRDEEFDLGHIALGLSGGGVAALYAVGSDLKSIGCTGIPTPTGDFYAVDYVAHEMGHQFSGNHTFAGTQLNCSTGNRNDDPGTEGPGAPGTSVEPGSGSSVMAYAGICAADNLQPHSDPYFSQRSIAEISAYAASARDPLPEVQTVSLRGVAPGTAFRLRYDGRPTAPIAAEDLSAATVEARLAAVGVDVDVTPFGVVPSLEVGTVDPPAFGPEGFTVAFRGTGDRPTIQVEPVTGDVSGFAGETVHGGAQTNGGLATRTTNRAPSVTAPASVWLPVRTPFTLTGAGEDPDGDALTYTWEQNDASAAGGTALLNNVKTTGPLFRMFSRRADVTPEGTLESPSPGQNRAGAEPTRTFPDLEQIASGTTNAATGTCPETTATGGKTDPVPVAIVDCFSEFLPTADYVGRIGSDPRMHFRLTARDARTGGGGVSWADTEVRIDRTAGPFRVTSQATPSSAAAGSGLPVAWDVAGTDGARVNVRDVRISLSTDGGRTFPTVLAERTPNDGTATVTLPADVRTTTARLKVEAVGGVFFDLSHADLTITDPPVAGTGTGETTTPAPPSTPTIPATPTLPPPVKQAPVAPRPAVSLTGLARRITASRTGRVRVAFRCRATGTARCSGTVRLRARIGGRTVTVGTATFRSARPGTTSVTVRLTARARRTLAGGRTLSVRTTVAVKGGKTVAKTVRVSRGRGA; from the coding sequence ATGAGACCATCACCCCGCGCGCTCGCCGTCGTGTTCGGCTGCGCGCTGGCCGCCGCCGTCCCGACCACCGCGTCCGCCGCCGGCCCCGCAGCCCGCTCGGCCGACGCCTACACCGCCGTCCCCGGCACGCCGCCCGCGCAGCGCGCCGGCCACGCCCGCGAGGTCGACCCGCGGCGCTTCCACGCCTTCACCGTCGACCAGCCCGCGCTGCAGGCCGTCCTCGACGAGGCCCCGCCGGCCCGGCCCACCGCCCGGCGCGGCGGCGACGCGCTCACCGTCACCGTCCCCGGTCCCGACGGGCGCGACCGGCGCTTCGCGGTCCAGCAGGCCCCGGTCCTGGACGACGAGCTCTCCCGCGCGCACCCCGAGATCGCGACGTACGCCGGCGTGGCGACGGACGATCCGCGCACCTCCGTGCGCCTGAGCCTGACCCGCCTGGGCCTGCACGCGTCGGTCGTCGGCCCGTCCGGGGCCTGGTACGTCGACCCCTACTACCGCGGGAGCCGCGCGCTGTACGTCGCGTACCGCCGCGAGGACCTCGGCCCGAACCCGCACGGCCCGCTCACCGAGCCCGACGAGGACGTCCTGCGCGCCGGGCTGCCGGAGCTGCCGAGCGTCGCCGGGGCGCTCGCCGCTCCGGGGGGCGCCGTCACGCAGCGCAGCTACCGCGTCGCGCTCGTGAGCGACCCCAGCTACGCGCGCTACTTCGGCGCGGAGAACGTCCTGGACGCGAAGGCCGTCCTGATGAACCGCGTCAACCAGGTCTACAACGACGACCTCGCCATCCGGCTGGTGCTCGCCAACCGCGCGGTGGACGTGGGCCCCGGGGCCGGCCAGGACCAGAGCGGCGACGCGCTCAACCTCGACTCGGACGCCGAGATGTACGGCCCCGACGGGCCGTGCGGCAGCGCCCCGTGCTACCCGCTCGAGGATCCGGACCAGGACGTCGACTGCGGCACCGTGCTCGAGCGCAACGCCGTCGCCGTCCCGCAGCTCATGCGCGACGAGGAGTTCGACCTCGGCCACATCGCGCTGGGGCTGTCGGGCGGCGGCGTCGCGGCGCTCTACGCCGTCGGATCCGACCTGAAGTCGATCGGCTGCACCGGCATCCCGACGCCGACGGGTGACTTCTACGCCGTCGACTACGTCGCCCACGAGATGGGTCACCAGTTCAGCGGCAACCACACGTTCGCCGGCACCCAGCTCAACTGCTCGACCGGTAACCGCAACGACGATCCCGGCACGGAGGGCCCCGGCGCGCCCGGCACCTCGGTCGAGCCGGGCTCCGGCAGCTCGGTCATGGCGTACGCGGGCATCTGCGCGGCCGACAACCTGCAGCCGCACTCCGACCCGTACTTCTCCCAGCGGTCGATCGCCGAGATCTCGGCGTACGCGGCCTCCGCGCGGGATCCGCTGCCCGAGGTGCAGACCGTGTCGCTCCGGGGCGTGGCGCCCGGCACGGCGTTCCGCCTGCGCTACGACGGCCGTCCGACCGCGCCGATCGCCGCGGAGGACCTGTCCGCCGCCACCGTCGAGGCGCGCCTGGCCGCGGTCGGCGTCGACGTCGACGTGACGCCGTTCGGGGTGGTGCCGTCGCTCGAGGTCGGGACGGTCGACCCGCCCGCCTTCGGGCCCGAGGGCTTCACCGTCGCGTTCCGCGGGACCGGCGACCGGCCGACGATCCAGGTCGAGCCCGTGACCGGGGACGTCAGCGGCTTCGCGGGGGAGACCGTCCACGGCGGAGCGCAGACGAACGGCGGCCTCGCGACCCGCACGACGAACCGGGCGCCGTCGGTGACGGCCCCGGCGTCGGTCTGGCTGCCGGTCCGCACGCCGTTCACGCTGACCGGCGCGGGCGAGGACCCGGACGGCGACGCGCTCACGTACACGTGGGAGCAGAACGACGCCAGCGCGGCCGGCGGCACGGCGCTGCTGAACAACGTCAAGACCACCGGCCCGCTCTTCCGCATGTTCTCCCGGCGCGCCGACGTGACGCCCGAGGGCACCCTCGAGTCGCCGTCGCCGGGCCAGAACCGGGCGGGCGCGGAGCCCACGCGCACGTTCCCGGACCTGGAGCAGATCGCGTCCGGCACCACGAACGCCGCGACCGGGACGTGCCCGGAGACGACGGCGACGGGCGGCAAGACCGATCCCGTGCCGGTCGCGATCGTCGACTGCTTCTCGGAGTTCCTGCCGACGGCGGACTACGTGGGGCGGATCGGGTCCGATCCCCGGATGCACTTCCGCCTGACCGCGCGTGACGCCCGGACCGGCGGCGGGGGCGTGTCCTGGGCGGACACCGAGGTGCGGATCGACCGGACCGCGGGCCCGTTCCGCGTGACGTCGCAGGCCACCCCGTCGTCCGCGGCGGCCGGCTCGGGCCTGCCGGTGGCCTGGGACGTCGCGGGCACCGACGGCGCGCGCGTGAACGTGCGCGACGTGCGGATCAGCCTGTCGACCGACGGGGGCCGCACGTTCCCCACGGTGCTGGCCGAGCGGACGCCGAACGACGGCACCGCCACCGTGACGCTGCCGGCCGACGTGCGCACCACGACGGCGCGGCTGAAGGTCGAGGCGGTGGGCGGGGTCTTCTTCGACCTGTCCCACGCCGACCTGACGATCACCGACCCGCCGGTCGCGGGCACGGGCACGGGCGAGACGACGACGCCCGCGCCGCCGAGCACGCCGACGATCCCGGCCACGCCGACGCTGCCCCCGCCGGTGAAGCAGGCGCCGGTGGCGCCGCGACCCGCGGTCAGCCTGACCGGCCTGGCGCGCCGGATCACGGCCAGCCGCACCGGGCGGGTGCGCGTGGCCTTCCGCTGCCGCGCCACGGGCACGGCCCGCTGTTCGGGCACCGTCCGCCTGCGCGCCCGGATCGGCGGGCGCACGGTCACCGTCGGCACGGCGACGTTCCGGTCCGCCCGACCGGGCACCACGTCGGTGACCGTCCGTCTGACCGCGCGCGCCCGCCGCACCCTGGCCGGCGGCCGCACCCTGTCGGTGCGGACGACCGTGGCGGTCAAGGGCGGGAAGACCGTCGCGAAGACGGTGCGGGTCAGCCGCGGCCGCGGCGCCTGA
- a CDS encoding cytidylate kinase-like family protein — MSTTSPPTVVTVSAPYGAGGSVIGPRVAEALGVPFLDRAIPTGVAERLSMPLEDALEQDECPPHALDRLLHSFASLGPAVVGTPMHVDLSQLTVADATEHVIRERIAAGGGVVLGRAGQVVLKDRPGTLHVRLGGPADRRVRQAMAIEGVDRATAERRLEQTDRAREQYLRQFYGADAKDASLYHLMLDSTAIDVEVCVAMIVQAAKALHAEALAAAT; from the coding sequence ATGAGCACGACGTCGCCCCCCACCGTCGTCACCGTCTCCGCGCCGTACGGCGCGGGCGGCAGCGTCATCGGCCCCCGCGTGGCCGAGGCGCTCGGCGTGCCGTTCCTGGACCGCGCGATCCCGACCGGCGTGGCCGAGCGGCTGTCGATGCCGCTCGAGGACGCGCTCGAGCAGGACGAGTGCCCGCCGCACGCCCTCGACCGGCTGCTGCACTCGTTCGCCAGCCTGGGGCCGGCCGTCGTCGGCACGCCGATGCACGTCGACCTGAGCCAGCTGACGGTCGCCGACGCCACCGAGCACGTGATCCGCGAGCGGATCGCGGCGGGCGGGGGCGTCGTCCTGGGCCGCGCCGGCCAGGTGGTGCTGAAGGACCGGCCCGGCACGCTCCACGTGCGGCTCGGCGGCCCCGCGGACCGGCGCGTCCGGCAGGCGATGGCCATCGAGGGCGTCGACCGCGCCACCGCCGAGCGCCGTCTCGAGCAGACGGACCGCGCCCGCGAGCAGTACCTGCGGCAGTTCTACGGCGCGGACGCGAAGGACGCGTCGCTGTACCACCTGATGCTTGACTCGACGGCGATCGACGTCGAGGTGTGCGTGGCGATGATCGTGCAGGCGGCGAAGGCGCTGCACGCTGAGGCGCTCGCCGCCGCCACCTGA
- a CDS encoding CocE/NonD family hydrolase — MKKAIPVLGAVAATLAFAPAAGADVPAVFGGVTCQTRPAEATVDSPTGGTIPVGGQRWCGTTRGTTVPTWDGTPIDVQVTLPAAPTTGDDGDFPVVGVFHGYGGEKLPATSAIDVQRWVQQGYAVFSMTDRGFGASCGARVPAPKPAACANGYIHLMSNAYEVRDAQHLLGLLADEGVIDPQRIGATGGSYGGGISLQLGALKDRVELPDGTLRPWTSPKGTAMRIAATAPEYGWSDLATALQPNGSTLDYAANNTYQGPKGTRRFGVMKYTWNTTLFTGGQQSGFYAPRNADPKANIAGWFDTNVTGGPYDGKPRVEEQLAELPHHGAAATDDSEAPAPALISNGWNDDLFPVDEAVRYYNQVRRNHPDAPISMVHLDFGHPNRAVDLRNPSPIALDAKALQDAENRWFAHYVRGAGDAPADAVGGVTAVTSACSGGTPTRGTTYRAANWAALSPGEVRASASAAQTIAPDAVPAVRYSAEPPSADSPTPSNPTVCTTAPRSETAGAAGVTTEPAPAGGYTLLGSPTIVADLTVRGANDQVVGRLLDVAPDGTTRLISRGTYRPVNVGATSRQVFQLHPQAWNVAEGHVLRLELLAQDFPYAQIATGQQPVGVANLDLRLPTHDAPGAAGGLVTAPAADVLPDGYEHARDAAGDTVVLPAETKPGGSGTGGGSAGGGATTTPQTPILPGPPPIDLPAPTKKDPVSRAASLKVLRKAPKGIVLSKSRTTLRFADALPQAGRVSYRLTTTVRTKGKRRTVTLGSVSATVKKGGTFKVTIKIGKAGRQALRANPKATLTLRTTFVTGVEKRKLTVVRKLVRK, encoded by the coding sequence ATGAAGAAAGCGATCCCGGTGCTCGGCGCCGTGGCCGCGACGCTCGCGTTCGCACCAGCCGCCGGCGCCGACGTGCCCGCGGTGTTCGGCGGCGTCACGTGCCAGACGCGGCCCGCAGAAGCGACCGTGGACAGCCCCACCGGCGGGACCATCCCCGTCGGGGGCCAGCGCTGGTGCGGCACCACCCGCGGCACCACGGTGCCGACGTGGGACGGCACGCCGATCGACGTCCAGGTGACCCTGCCGGCCGCCCCCACCACGGGCGACGACGGCGACTTCCCGGTCGTCGGCGTCTTCCACGGCTACGGCGGCGAGAAGCTGCCCGCCACGAGCGCCATAGACGTGCAGCGCTGGGTCCAGCAGGGCTACGCCGTCTTCTCGATGACCGACCGCGGGTTCGGCGCGTCCTGCGGCGCCCGCGTCCCGGCGCCGAAGCCCGCCGCGTGCGCCAACGGCTACATCCACCTGATGTCGAACGCCTACGAGGTGCGCGACGCGCAGCACCTGCTCGGCCTGCTCGCCGACGAGGGCGTCATCGACCCGCAGCGGATCGGCGCCACCGGCGGCTCGTACGGCGGCGGCATCTCGCTGCAGCTCGGCGCGCTGAAGGACCGCGTCGAGCTGCCCGACGGCACGCTCCGCCCGTGGACGAGCCCGAAGGGCACGGCGATGCGCATCGCGGCGACGGCCCCCGAGTACGGCTGGTCCGACCTGGCCACCGCCCTGCAGCCGAACGGCAGCACGCTCGACTACGCGGCAAACAACACGTACCAGGGCCCGAAGGGCACCCGCCGCTTCGGCGTCATGAAGTACACGTGGAACACCACGCTGTTCACGGGTGGCCAGCAGTCCGGCTTCTACGCGCCCCGCAACGCGGACCCGAAGGCGAACATCGCCGGCTGGTTCGACACGAACGTCACGGGCGGTCCGTACGACGGCAAGCCGCGCGTCGAGGAGCAGCTGGCCGAGCTGCCGCACCACGGCGCCGCCGCAACGGACGATTCCGAGGCCCCGGCGCCCGCGCTGATCTCGAACGGCTGGAACGACGACCTGTTCCCCGTCGACGAGGCGGTCCGCTACTACAACCAGGTGCGCCGGAACCACCCCGACGCGCCGATCTCGATGGTCCACCTGGACTTCGGCCACCCCAACCGGGCGGTAGACCTGCGCAACCCCTCCCCCATCGCGTTGGACGCGAAGGCGCTGCAGGATGCCGAAAACCGCTGGTTCGCCCACTACGTGCGCGGCGCCGGCGACGCGCCCGCCGACGCCGTGGGCGGCGTCACCGCCGTGACCAGCGCCTGCTCGGGCGGCACCCCGACGCGCGGCACCACGTACCGGGCCGCGAACTGGGCGGCGCTCTCCCCCGGCGAGGTCCGCGCGAGCGCGTCCGCCGCGCAGACGATCGCGCCCGACGCGGTCCCGGCGGTGCGCTACTCGGCCGAGCCGCCGTCCGCGGACAGCCCCACCCCCTCGAACCCGACGGTCTGCACCACGGCTCCGCGCTCGGAGACCGCGGGCGCGGCCGGCGTGACCACCGAACCGGCGCCCGCGGGCGGCTACACCCTGCTCGGGTCGCCGACGATCGTCGCCGACCTGACGGTCCGCGGCGCGAACGACCAGGTCGTCGGCCGCCTCCTCGACGTAGCGCCCGACGGCACCACGCGCCTGATCTCGCGCGGCACGTACCGCCCGGTGAACGTCGGCGCCACGAGCCGTCAGGTCTTCCAGCTGCACCCGCAGGCCTGGAACGTCGCGGAGGGCCACGTGCTGAGGCTCGAGCTGCTGGCCCAGGACTTCCCCTACGCGCAGATCGCGACGGGGCAGCAGCCCGTCGGCGTGGCGAACCTGGACCTGCGCCTGCCCACGCACGACGCCCCGGGCGCCGCGGGCGGCCTGGTGACCGCGCCGGCGGCGGACGTCCTGCCGGACGGCTACGAGCACGCGCGGGACGCCGCCGGCGACACGGTCGTCCTGCCGGCGGAGACGAAGCCCGGCGGCAGCGGCACCGGCGGCGGCTCGGCCGGCGGCGGCGCGACGACCACGCCGCAGACGCCGATCCTGCCCGGCCCCCCGCCGATCGACCTGCCGGCGCCGACGAAGAAGGACCCCGTCTCGCGGGCCGCGTCGCTGAAGGTCCTGCGCAAGGCGCCGAAGGGCATCGTCCTGAGCAAGAGCCGCACGACGCTGCGCTTCGCCGACGCGCTGCCGCAGGCCGGCCGCGTCAGCTACCGCCTGACGACGACGGTGCGCACGAAGGGCAAGCGCCGCACGGTCACCCTCGGCTCCGTGAGCGCGACGGTGAAGAAGGGCGGCACGTTCAAGGTCACGATCAAGATCGGGAAGGCCGGCCGCCAGGCGCTGCGCGCCAACCCGAAGGCGACGCTGACGCTGCGCACGACGTTCGTCACGGGCGTCGAGAAGCGGAAGCTCACGGTCGTCCGGAAGCTCGTCCGCAAGTAG
- a CDS encoding serine hydrolase translates to MPDERAPLESWQIGPWNRWSYQHVGEVVPTVPVPTGDAPGAWPVRPVAALDALASPPDLDGLVVLHDGVLVHERYANGMTPGTRHLSQSVAKSVLGLLAGVLVGRGDLDVDAPVADLVPEIASGGYAGATVRHLLDMTAATGFVEDYVVEFWRYDIACGWAPPREGAPARTILDYLATIPPAPDGRRHGDAFQYASPNTDLLGIVVERAGGAPLATLLARELWAPMGAEADAELAVDPVGVAVASGGLCATVRDYARIGALVLDGGRGVLPAAWVAGLGRGDAAAWGRRAWPADGDGTTGYAAQWWTLDGRTVARGIHGQLVAVDRDAGVVVAACSSWPAAENDLAFAAQRLMVSEICDTLTGRS, encoded by the coding sequence ATGCCGGACGAGCGCGCACCCCTGGAGAGCTGGCAGATCGGGCCGTGGAACCGCTGGAGCTACCAGCACGTCGGCGAGGTCGTGCCGACGGTGCCGGTGCCCACGGGAGACGCCCCGGGGGCCTGGCCGGTGCGGCCGGTCGCCGCGCTCGACGCGCTCGCCAGCCCGCCCGACCTCGACGGGCTCGTGGTGCTCCACGACGGCGTCCTCGTCCACGAGCGGTACGCCAACGGGATGACGCCCGGCACCCGCCACCTGTCGCAGTCGGTGGCGAAGTCCGTCCTGGGACTGCTGGCCGGCGTGCTCGTCGGGCGGGGCGACCTGGACGTCGACGCGCCGGTCGCCGACCTGGTCCCCGAGATCGCGAGCGGCGGCTACGCCGGCGCGACGGTCCGCCACCTGCTCGACATGACGGCCGCGACCGGCTTCGTCGAGGACTACGTCGTCGAGTTCTGGCGCTACGACATCGCCTGCGGCTGGGCGCCGCCGCGCGAGGGCGCCCCCGCGCGGACGATCCTGGACTACCTGGCGACCATCCCGCCCGCCCCCGACGGGCGCCGGCACGGCGACGCGTTCCAGTACGCGTCGCCGAACACCGACCTGCTCGGGATCGTCGTCGAGCGGGCGGGCGGCGCCCCGCTCGCGACCCTGCTGGCGCGCGAGCTGTGGGCCCCGATGGGGGCCGAGGCCGACGCCGAGCTGGCGGTCGATCCCGTGGGCGTCGCGGTCGCCAGCGGCGGCCTGTGCGCGACGGTCCGCGACTACGCCCGGATCGGCGCGCTCGTCCTGGACGGCGGCCGGGGGGTCCTGCCGGCGGCGTGGGTCGCCGGCCTGGGCCGCGGCGACGCCGCGGCGTGGGGCCGGCGGGCCTGGCCGGCCGACGGCGACGGCACGACGGGCTACGCCGCGCAGTGGTGGACGCTCGATGGACGAACGGTCGCCCGCGGCATCCACGGCCAGCTGGTCGCGGTGGATCGGGACGCCGGCGTGGTCGTCGCGGCGTGCTCGTCGTGGCCCGCGGCCGAAAACGATTTGGCCTTCGCCGCGCAGCGCCTTATGGTTTCTGAGATCTGCGACACACTGACCGGCCGCTCGTAG
- a CDS encoding APC family permease, whose protein sequence is MSTTVGTTPGAGASAAAPTASDQEGPQFKRVLGLPALVFFGLAYMVPLTVWTTYGVVTDQTNGHLPAAYVVTIVAMLLTAYSYGRMVEARPTAGSAYTYASSAFGRGIGFMVGWGLLLDYVFLPMINYLVIGLYMTDYFPGVPQEIWIVAAIVLCTGLNILGVRLLANMNLVFVVAQLIFIVVFVALVIGKITGDVEVKSFTAPFFESGMDSGAVFAGAAVLALSFLGFDAVSTLSEETRDPRRLIPRAIMLCTFVGGGVYVLQSYAGHLVFPDYQSFADHADVASTDVMKATGGDLLNSFFTATYVAGAFACAMAAQASVSRVLFAMGRDGSLPRPVFGRLHHRYRTPVTANLVVGAAGFLALVLSLATVSSIISFGALLAFSFVNLSVTKHYLIDGGRRSGADLLRFGAIPVVGFAVTIWLWTNLSGKTFLIGGLWLVVGLLWLLFLTRGFTRKPPAMYTGDEEGLEDDPAATPGAGPAPAAA, encoded by the coding sequence TTGAGCACCACCGTCGGTACCACCCCGGGCGCAGGCGCGAGCGCCGCCGCGCCCACCGCCAGCGATCAAGAAGGACCGCAGTTCAAGCGCGTCCTCGGGCTGCCCGCCCTGGTCTTCTTCGGGCTCGCCTACATGGTGCCCCTGACCGTCTGGACGACGTACGGCGTCGTCACCGACCAGACGAACGGGCACCTGCCGGCGGCGTACGTCGTGACGATCGTCGCGATGCTGCTGACGGCCTACTCCTACGGGCGCATGGTCGAGGCGCGGCCGACGGCCGGCTCCGCGTACACCTACGCGTCCTCGGCGTTCGGGCGCGGCATCGGCTTCATGGTCGGCTGGGGCCTGCTGCTGGACTACGTGTTCCTGCCGATGATCAACTACCTCGTCATCGGCCTGTACATGACGGACTACTTCCCGGGCGTGCCCCAGGAGATCTGGATCGTCGCGGCCATCGTGCTCTGCACCGGTCTGAACATCCTCGGCGTCCGGCTGCTGGCGAACATGAACCTCGTCTTCGTCGTCGCGCAGCTGATCTTCATCGTCGTCTTCGTGGCGCTCGTCATCGGCAAGATCACCGGCGACGTCGAGGTCAAGTCGTTCACCGCGCCGTTCTTCGAGTCCGGCATGGACTCGGGCGCCGTGTTCGCCGGCGCCGCCGTCCTGGCGCTGTCGTTCCTGGGCTTCGACGCGGTGTCGACGCTCTCGGAGGAGACCCGCGACCCGCGCAGGCTGATCCCGCGGGCGATCATGCTCTGCACGTTCGTCGGCGGCGGCGTGTACGTGCTGCAGTCCTACGCCGGCCACCTCGTCTTCCCGGACTACCAGTCCTTCGCGGACCACGCCGACGTCGCGTCCACCGACGTGATGAAGGCGACGGGCGGCGACCTGCTCAACTCGTTCTTCACCGCCACGTACGTCGCCGGCGCGTTCGCGTGCGCGATGGCCGCGCAGGCGAGCGTGTCGCGCGTCCTCTTCGCGATGGGCCGCGACGGCAGCCTGCCGCGCCCCGTCTTCGGGCGCCTGCACCACCGCTACCGCACGCCCGTGACGGCGAACCTGGTCGTCGGCGCCGCCGGCTTCCTCGCGCTCGTCCTGAGCCTGGCGACCGTCTCGTCGATCATCTCGTTCGGCGCGCTGCTGGCGTTCTCGTTCGTGAACCTGTCGGTGACGAAGCACTACCTCATCGACGGCGGGCGCCGGTCGGGCGCCGACCTGCTGCGCTTCGGCGCCATCCCGGTCGTCGGCTTCGCGGTGACGATCTGGCTGTGGACCAACCTGTCCGGCAAGACGTTCCTGATCGGCGGCCTGTGGCTCGTCGTCGGCCTGCTGTGGCTGCTGTTCCTCACCCGGGGCTTCACCCGCAAGCCGCCGGCGATGTACACGGGCGACGAGGAGGGGCTGGAGGACGACCCGGCCGCGACGCCCGGCGCTGGCCCCGCCCCCGCCGCGGCCTGA